Proteins found in one Serinicoccus marinus DSM 15273 genomic segment:
- the ftsY gene encoding signal recognition particle-docking protein FtsY, translated as MGPINELWEILTLVTVVVLGGLALLVALVRGRGGDSATLPPAGTRREEDSDVLTEERSEPSGEVENRGGGVAVEEPEAPAPTLERPDSARGRLQRLRARLARSNNAIGNALLALLSRGGLSEQDWEDVEDTLLASDLGVEATQELVDSLRTQVKVDGTTDAAQVKQWLHDDLLRLVDPTLDRRIAASREGEHPAVILVVGVNGTGKTTTVGKLGRVLVAEDKDVLFGAADTFRAAAADQLQTWGERVGVPTVRSHTEGADPASVAYDAVKGGVDAEVDVVLVDTAGRLHTKRGLMDELGKIKRVVEKVAPVGEVLLVLDATTGQNGMRQAEEFAREVAITGIVLTKMDGTAKGGIVVNVQRKLGVPVKLIGLGEGPDDLAPFDPEAFVSAIVG; from the coding sequence GTGGGACCGATCAACGAGCTCTGGGAGATCCTGACCCTCGTCACCGTCGTGGTGCTCGGGGGTCTCGCGCTGCTGGTGGCGCTGGTCCGCGGTCGAGGTGGTGACTCGGCGACGCTGCCGCCCGCCGGCACGCGGCGGGAGGAGGACTCCGATGTCCTCACCGAGGAGCGGTCCGAGCCCTCCGGCGAGGTCGAGAATCGCGGTGGTGGGGTCGCGGTCGAGGAGCCCGAGGCGCCCGCGCCCACGCTGGAGCGGCCGGACTCGGCCCGCGGCCGGCTGCAGCGGCTGCGCGCCCGGCTCGCCCGCTCCAACAACGCCATCGGCAACGCGCTCCTGGCGCTGCTGTCACGCGGTGGCCTCAGCGAGCAGGACTGGGAGGACGTCGAGGACACCCTGCTCGCCTCCGACCTCGGCGTGGAGGCGACCCAGGAGCTCGTCGACTCGCTGCGGACGCAGGTCAAGGTGGACGGCACGACCGACGCGGCCCAGGTGAAGCAGTGGCTGCACGACGACCTGCTCCGGCTCGTCGACCCGACCCTCGACCGGCGGATCGCCGCGAGCCGCGAGGGCGAGCACCCGGCGGTCATCCTCGTGGTGGGCGTCAACGGGACCGGCAAGACCACGACGGTGGGCAAGCTCGGTCGGGTGCTCGTCGCCGAGGACAAGGACGTGCTCTTCGGCGCCGCCGACACCTTCCGCGCCGCCGCCGCCGACCAGCTCCAGACCTGGGGTGAGCGGGTGGGTGTGCCCACCGTGCGCTCGCACACCGAGGGCGCCGACCCCGCGTCGGTCGCCTACGACGCCGTCAAGGGCGGGGTGGACGCCGAGGTCGATGTCGTGCTCGTCGACACCGCCGGGCGGCTCCACACCAAGCGGGGCCTCATGGACGAGCTCGGCAAGATCAAGCGGGTCGTGGAGAAGGTGGCCCCGGTCGGCGAGGTGCTGCTCGTGCTGGACGCCACGACGGGGCAGAACGGCATGCGGCAGGCGGAGGAGTTCGCCCGGGAGGTCGCGATCACCGGGATCGTCCTGACCAAGATGGACGGCACCGCCAAGGGCGGCATCGTCGTCAACGTGCAGCGCAAGCTGGGCGTCCCGGTGAAGCTCATCGGGCTGGGCGAGGGCCCGGACGACCTGGCGCCGTTCGACCCGGAGGCCTTCGTCTCGGCGATCGTCGGCTGA
- the ffh gene encoding signal recognition particle protein — translation MFTSLSDRLTQTFRNLKRKGTVTESDLNSTIRDIRMALLDADVALPVVKEFTGRIRERGLGAEVHQALNPAQQIVKIVNEELVAILGGQTRRLNLAKNPPTVIMLAGLQGSGKTTFAGKLGRMLADQGHTPMLVAADLQRPNAVTQLEVVGERAGVPVFAPERGNIFGHDATLESGEGTRSFGDPVDVAVDGVEEARRKNHDVVIIDTAGRLAVDVDLMRQAHDIRVETSAHEVLFVIDAMIGQAAVDTAKAFADGVGITGTVLSKLDGDARGGAALSVATVTGQPILFASTGEGVKDVELFHPDRMASRILDMGDVLTLIEQAEKAFDQAQAKEMTRKFLSDEDFTFDDFLEQMSAIKRMGSLKQMLGMMPGMQGMKAQLDSLDEREFDRVEAMVRSMTPLERGHPKILNGSRRARVARGSGVSVGEVNQLIERFGEAQKMMRQLKKGGGMPGMPGMPGMGGAGGGAKKGKQQQRKKGKSGNPAKRAQQEREAAAKEQAARERSLESAFGGGAAGLEDDPGQGNDLSGLKLPPGFEKYLDGGKG, via the coding sequence GTGTTCACCAGTCTCTCCGACCGCCTGACGCAGACCTTCCGCAACCTCAAGCGCAAGGGCACCGTCACCGAGTCCGACCTCAACTCCACCATCCGCGACATCCGGATGGCGCTGCTGGACGCCGACGTGGCGCTGCCCGTGGTCAAGGAGTTCACCGGCCGGATCCGCGAGCGGGGGCTGGGCGCCGAGGTGCACCAGGCGCTGAACCCGGCGCAGCAGATCGTCAAGATCGTCAACGAGGAGCTCGTCGCGATCCTCGGGGGCCAGACGCGGCGGCTCAACCTCGCCAAGAACCCGCCCACCGTCATCATGCTCGCCGGCCTGCAGGGCTCGGGAAAGACCACCTTCGCGGGCAAGCTGGGCAGGATGCTCGCGGACCAGGGACATACCCCGATGCTCGTGGCCGCCGACCTGCAGCGCCCCAACGCCGTCACCCAGCTCGAGGTCGTCGGCGAGCGCGCCGGGGTGCCGGTCTTCGCGCCCGAGCGCGGCAACATCTTCGGCCACGACGCGACCCTGGAGTCGGGGGAGGGGACCCGCAGCTTCGGGGACCCGGTCGACGTCGCGGTCGACGGGGTCGAGGAGGCCCGCCGCAAGAACCACGACGTCGTCATCATCGACACCGCCGGCCGGCTGGCCGTCGACGTCGACCTCATGCGCCAGGCGCACGACATCCGGGTCGAGACGAGCGCGCACGAGGTGCTCTTCGTCATCGACGCGATGATCGGGCAGGCCGCGGTCGACACCGCGAAGGCCTTCGCCGACGGCGTCGGCATCACCGGCACCGTGCTGTCCAAGCTCGACGGCGACGCCCGCGGTGGCGCCGCGCTGTCGGTCGCGACCGTCACCGGGCAGCCGATCCTCTTCGCCTCCACCGGGGAGGGGGTCAAGGACGTCGAGCTGTTCCACCCCGACCGGATGGCCTCGCGCATCCTCGACATGGGCGACGTGCTGACCCTCATCGAGCAGGCGGAGAAGGCCTTCGACCAGGCTCAGGCGAAGGAGATGACCCGCAAGTTCCTCTCCGACGAGGACTTCACCTTCGACGACTTCCTCGAGCAGATGTCGGCGATCAAGCGGATGGGTTCGCTGAAGCAGATGCTCGGGATGATGCCCGGGATGCAGGGGATGAAGGCGCAGCTGGACTCCCTCGACGAGCGCGAGTTCGACCGGGTCGAGGCCATGGTCCGCTCGATGACCCCGCTCGAGCGTGGCCACCCCAAGATCCTCAACGGCTCGCGCCGCGCTCGCGTCGCGCGCGGCTCCGGTGTGAGCGTCGGCGAGGTCAACCAGCTCATCGAGCGCTTCGGCGAGGCGCAGAAGATGATGCGTCAGCTCAAGAAGGGCGGCGGCATGCCCGGTATGCCGGGGATGCCCGGCATGGGCGGCGCCGGGGGTGGCGCCAAGAAGGGCAAGCAGCAGCAGCGCAAGAAGGGCAAGTCGGGCAACCCGGCCAAGCGGGCGCAGCAGGAGCGGGAGGCCGCGGCCAAGGAGCAGGCGGCCCGGGAGCGCTCGCTGGAGAGCGCCTTCGGCGGTGGGGCCGCCGGGCTGGAGGACGACCCTGGGCAGGGCAACGACCTGTCCGGGCTCAAGCTGCCGCCGGGCTTCGAGAAGTACCTCGACGGCGGCAAGGGCTGA
- a CDS encoding oxygenase MpaB family protein yields MPSPRLAEQARNRLAEALRQRVAGPDAAPRAAAIWLAPGERRFVPSDPICRVHGHAGMYAGGIRALLLQALHPLAMAGVGEHSGYRGDPWGRLQRTSEFIAMTTYGPVDSAQRVIDRINRVHRTVRGTATDGRRYAATDPHLLRWVHVAEIDSFLLAHQHYARTPLTPTEADRYVDQAAWAAEELGVLDPPRTARGLAESLAAYRPELEASEGALDVARFLLAEPPLPWAARPGFWMLAAGAVQMLPGYARDLLGLRLPGPLRALERPALAALDPLGRLGTAAVGWALSSPDDPRNSPQSSAVVDRTARAPHS; encoded by the coding sequence GTGCCCTCCCCCCGACTCGCCGAGCAGGCCCGCAACCGCCTCGCCGAGGCGCTGCGGCAGCGGGTGGCGGGACCGGACGCCGCACCCCGGGCCGCGGCCATCTGGCTGGCTCCGGGAGAGCGCCGGTTCGTCCCCTCCGACCCGATCTGCCGGGTGCATGGCCACGCCGGGATGTATGCCGGGGGCATCCGCGCGCTGCTCCTCCAGGCGTTGCACCCGTTGGCGATGGCCGGCGTGGGCGAGCACTCCGGCTACCGCGGCGACCCGTGGGGCCGGCTGCAACGCACGAGCGAGTTCATCGCGATGACGACCTACGGGCCGGTGGACTCCGCGCAACGCGTGATCGACCGGATCAACAGGGTGCACCGCACGGTCAGGGGGACCGCGACGGACGGGCGACGGTATGCCGCCACCGACCCGCACCTGCTGCGCTGGGTGCACGTCGCCGAGATCGACAGCTTCCTCCTGGCCCACCAGCACTACGCGCGGACCCCGCTCACTCCCACCGAGGCGGACCGCTACGTCGACCAGGCGGCGTGGGCCGCCGAGGAGCTCGGGGTGCTCGACCCGCCGCGCACGGCGCGGGGTCTGGCCGAGTCGCTCGCGGCATACCGGCCCGAGCTGGAGGCCAGCGAGGGGGCGCTCGACGTCGCCCGCTTCCTGCTGGCCGAGCCGCCGCTGCCGTGGGCCGCGCGACCCGGATTCTGGATGCTCGCCGCCGGCGCGGTGCAGATGCTGCCCGGGTATGCCCGCGACCTGCTCGGGCTGCGTCTGCCGGGGCCGCTGCGCGCCCTGGAGCGACCCGCGCTGGCGGCGCTCGACCCGCTCGGCCGGCTCGGGACCGCGGCGGTCGGCTGGGCGCTCAGCAGTCCTGACGACCCGCGCAACTCACCCCAGAGCTCGGCCGTCGTCGACCGCACCGCCCGGGCACCCCACTCCTAG